One Aliiroseovarius sediminilitoris DNA window includes the following coding sequences:
- the trpA gene encoding tryptophan synthase subunit alpha, producing MTRIDAKFAALAEKGQKAFVSYIMGGDPDMATSLEVMKGLPRAGVDIIELGVPFTDPMADGPTIQLAGQRALEGGMTLQKTLDMAAEFRKDDDTTPIVLMGYYNPIYSRGVDKFLADAKAAGVDGLIVVDLPPEEDDELCIPAQKAGLNFIRLATPTTDNKRLPKVLQNTSGFVYYVSVTGVTGASEAQAANVGPEVARIKAATDIPVIVGFGVNTPEKAQAIASVADGTVVGSAIVSKIAAGEPVADVLAFVKTLADGAHRG from the coding sequence ATGACCCGAATTGATGCGAAGTTTGCTGCCTTGGCCGAAAAGGGTCAGAAGGCGTTCGTCAGCTACATCATGGGCGGTGATCCCGATATGGCGACCTCGCTTGAGGTGATGAAAGGGCTGCCTCGGGCAGGCGTTGATATTATCGAATTGGGCGTGCCGTTTACCGACCCGATGGCGGATGGGCCGACCATTCAGCTTGCGGGACAACGTGCGCTGGAAGGCGGCATGACCCTGCAAAAGACGCTGGATATGGCGGCGGAGTTTCGTAAGGATGACGATACGACCCCGATTGTTCTGATGGGATACTACAACCCGATCTATAGCCGGGGCGTGGACAAGTTTCTTGCCGATGCAAAGGCGGCAGGTGTGGATGGGCTGATCGTTGTCGACCTGCCCCCGGAAGAGGACGACGAGCTTTGCATTCCAGCACAGAAGGCGGGATTGAACTTCATTCGGCTGGCGACCCCGACCACTGACAACAAACGCTTGCCGAAAGTGCTGCAAAACACTTCGGGCTTTGTCTATTACGTGTCTGTCACAGGTGTGACCGGGGCGTCCGAAGCGCAAGCCGCGAATGTCGGGCCCGAGGTCGCGCGCATCAAAGCCGCGACGGATATTCCCGTGATCGTTGGCTTTGGCGTGAACACCCCCGAAAAGGCGCAAGCGATTGCCAGCGTTGCCGATGGCACTGTTGTGGGCAGCGCGATCGTGTCGAAGATCGCGGCGGGTGAACCGGTCGCGGATGTGCTGGCCTTCGTGAAGACACTGGCCGACGGGGCGCATCGCGGCTGA
- the putA gene encoding bifunctional proline dehydrogenase/L-glutamate gamma-semialdehyde dehydrogenase PutA, with protein MTDSLRQKIDDLAYAGEERHIHTLAKEAGLSSDDRARIAASGAELVRAIRASSDPGMMEVFLAEYGLSTDEGIALMCLAEALLRVPDAETIDALIEDKIAPSDWGKHLGRSSSSLVNASTWALLVTGKVLDEREPGITGALRGAVKRLGEPVIRTAVGRAMKEMGNQFVLGETISAAMKRGSKMEAKGFTYSYDMLGEAALTDDDARRYQMSYAKAISEIASACKSKDIRANPGISVKLSALFPRYERAQRDRVMDVLVPRVSALAHLAKSAGMGFNIDAEEADRLQISLDVIEAVLSDKSLAGWDGFGVVVQAYGHRAGTVIDWLHALAKRLDRKIMVRLVKGAYWDTEIKRAQVEGLDAFPVFTRKVATDVSYIANARKLLSLTDRIYPQFATHNAHTAAAILDMAKSSGVNARGYEFQRLHGMGERLHQIIMDENGTRCRIYAPVGAHRDLLAYLVRRLLENGANSSFVNQIVDESVSPEEVAACPFDALDHPAPHVPTGPELYGDRKNSKGLDLTYEPHLEQIDTARNPFADTRFAAEPLIAGTPKGGKDVTVTNPANGTEVGKITWASAKDVQAALDAATRWDAAPDTRAEVLNRAADLYEEHFGIFFALLAREAGKTLPDCLGELREAVDFLRYYASRIPHLTRDARGLFTCISPWNFPLAIFTGQIAGALAAGNGVLAKPAEQTGIIAYEAVKLLHKAGVPREALQLLPGDGATVGAALTSDARIDGVAFTGSTETAQIIRHAMAQHMSPAAPLIAETGGLNAMIVDSTALPEQAVRDIVASSFQSAGQRCSALRCLYVQDDIADSLTEMLIGAMDELTPADPWHLSTDLGPVIDDEAYGGIRAYVDTARAEKRLVHELKVPDGGHFIAPTLIRVSGIHEMKREIFGPVLHVARYKAENLDAVINAINATGYGLTFGLHTRIDDRVQHVVDRIRAGNAYVNRNQIGAIVGSQPFGGEGLSGTGPKAGGPAYMDRFCKSGPAPMTGEADGDGSTNPALLERTITATTRAVTLASTRLPGPTGELNQLSTHPRAPFLCLGPGLTAAERQKTDVEAHGGLAVLAPDLAAGELSKVEGIGGAIYWGDEVGARALALALAARSGAILPLITGAVTEEAVTHERHLCVDTTASGGNAELLMLSQPPDLAAE; from the coding sequence ATGACCGACAGCCTTCGCCAGAAAATTGACGATCTTGCCTATGCCGGTGAGGAACGGCATATCCATACGCTCGCAAAAGAGGCGGGGCTGTCCAGTGACGACCGCGCGCGGATCGCGGCCAGCGGCGCCGAACTTGTGCGCGCCATCCGCGCGTCATCCGACCCGGGCATGATGGAGGTTTTTCTGGCCGAATATGGCCTGTCAACGGATGAAGGCATCGCACTGATGTGTCTGGCCGAAGCCCTGTTGCGGGTGCCGGACGCAGAAACCATAGACGCTCTGATCGAAGACAAGATCGCACCCAGCGATTGGGGCAAGCATCTTGGTCGCTCGTCGTCTTCTTTGGTGAACGCATCGACATGGGCGCTCTTGGTTACAGGTAAGGTGCTGGACGAGCGCGAACCGGGGATCACCGGTGCGTTGCGTGGGGCGGTGAAACGTCTGGGTGAACCCGTCATTCGCACCGCCGTCGGACGCGCGATGAAAGAGATGGGAAATCAGTTCGTGTTGGGCGAAACCATCTCTGCTGCGATGAAACGCGGGTCGAAGATGGAAGCGAAAGGCTTCACCTATTCCTATGACATGCTGGGCGAAGCGGCGCTGACCGATGACGATGCGCGCCGCTATCAGATGTCCTATGCCAAGGCAATTTCCGAGATCGCAAGTGCCTGCAAATCCAAGGATATCCGTGCCAATCCTGGTATTTCCGTAAAGCTTTCCGCGCTTTTCCCCCGCTATGAACGCGCCCAGCGCGACCGGGTAATGGATGTGCTTGTGCCACGTGTTTCGGCCCTCGCACATCTGGCGAAGTCGGCGGGTATGGGCTTCAACATCGACGCCGAAGAAGCTGACCGCCTGCAAATCTCGCTAGACGTGATCGAAGCGGTGCTGTCCGATAAATCATTGGCCGGATGGGACGGGTTCGGCGTGGTCGTGCAGGCCTATGGGCACCGCGCCGGCACCGTTATCGACTGGCTGCACGCGCTGGCCAAACGGCTGGACCGCAAAATCATGGTTCGGCTGGTCAAAGGTGCCTATTGGGACACCGAGATCAAGCGCGCGCAGGTTGAAGGCTTGGATGCATTCCCCGTGTTCACACGCAAGGTCGCCACCGATGTCAGCTACATCGCCAACGCGCGAAAACTGCTGTCGCTGACCGATCGGATCTATCCGCAGTTCGCCACCCACAATGCTCACACGGCGGCCGCCATACTGGATATGGCAAAAAGTTCAGGCGTGAACGCGCGTGGTTACGAGTTCCAGCGCCTGCATGGCATGGGAGAACGTTTGCACCAGATCATCATGGATGAAAACGGCACACGCTGCCGGATTTATGCCCCTGTTGGGGCGCATCGCGACCTACTGGCCTATCTGGTGCGGCGACTGTTGGAAAACGGCGCCAACAGCTCGTTCGTGAACCAGATCGTCGATGAAAGCGTTTCGCCCGAGGAGGTTGCCGCCTGCCCCTTCGACGCGCTGGACCATCCCGCACCACATGTTCCCACCGGACCAGAGCTTTATGGGGATCGCAAAAACTCCAAAGGGCTGGACCTGACATATGAACCCCATCTGGAGCAGATCGACACCGCCCGCAATCCTTTCGCGGATACGAGATTTGCCGCTGAACCGCTGATTGCTGGCACGCCAAAGGGCGGCAAGGATGTGACCGTTACCAACCCCGCCAATGGCACCGAGGTTGGCAAGATCACCTGGGCCAGCGCCAAGGACGTGCAGGCGGCCCTTGACGCGGCAACCCGTTGGGATGCCGCACCAGATACCCGTGCCGAGGTTCTGAACCGCGCAGCGGATCTTTATGAAGAACATTTTGGAATCTTCTTCGCCCTGCTTGCCCGCGAAGCGGGAAAGACTTTGCCCGACTGTCTGGGCGAATTGCGTGAAGCCGTTGATTTCCTGCGATATTATGCGTCCCGCATCCCGCACCTTACCCGCGATGCGCGTGGCCTGTTCACCTGCATTTCGCCGTGGAACTTCCCCTTGGCGATCTTTACCGGTCAGATTGCGGGGGCTTTGGCGGCGGGCAACGGCGTGTTGGCCAAACCTGCCGAGCAGACCGGGATCATCGCATATGAGGCGGTGAAGCTGTTGCACAAAGCCGGTGTTCCGCGCGAGGCGTTGCAGCTTTTGCCCGGCGACGGGGCAACCGTCGGGGCGGCGCTGACGTCGGATGCGCGCATTGACGGGGTCGCATTTACCGGATCGACCGAAACCGCGCAGATCATCCGCCACGCGATGGCGCAGCATATGTCACCCGCCGCACCGCTGATCGCGGAAACCGGCGGGTTGAACGCCATGATCGTGGACAGCACCGCGCTGCCCGAACAGGCGGTGCGTGACATCGTCGCGTCCAGTTTCCAATCGGCAGGGCAGCGCTGCTCGGCCCTGCGCTGTCTCTATGTTCAGGACGACATCGCCGACAGCCTGACCGAGATGCTGATCGGCGCGATGGACGAATTGACCCCGGCTGACCCGTGGCACCTGTCCACCGACCTTGGTCCCGTCATCGACGACGAGGCCTATGGGGGCATTCGCGCCTACGTCGATACGGCACGCGCAGAAAAACGGCTGGTGCACGAGTTGAAAGTCCCCGACGGCGGTCACTTCATCGCCCCCACACTGATCCGTGTCAGCGGCATTCACGAGATGAAGCGCGAGATCTTCGGACCGGTGCTGCACGTTGCGCGCTACAAGGCCGAAAACCTCGACGCGGTGATCAATGCGATCAACGCCACGGGATACGGCCTGACATTTGGTCTTCACACCCGGATTGATGACCGCGTTCAACACGTGGTTGATCGCATCCGTGCCGGCAACGCCTATGTGAACCGCAACCAGATCGGTGCCATTGTCGGCTCGCAACCATTCGGCGGCGAAGGGCTGTCCGGCACCGGCCCCAAAGCGGGTGGCCCAGCCTACATGGACCGGTTCTGCAAGTCCGGGCCTGCGCCGATGACCGGCGAGGCGGATGGCGACGGATCGACCAATCCCGCCCTGCTTGAACGCACTATCACCGCTACCACGCGTGCGGTGACGCTTGCATCAACCCGCTTGCCCGGCCCAACCGGAGAGCTGAACCAACTGTCCACGCACCCCCGCGCCCCGTTCCTGTGTCTTGGCCCCGGCCTCACAGCCGCCGAACGCCAGAAAACGGACGTCGAGGCGCATGGTGGACTGGCGGTGCTGGCACCCGACTTGGCAGCGGGCGAACTGTCCAAGGTCGAGGGGATCGGCGGTGCGATCTATTGGGGAGACGAGGTTGGCGCGCGCGCTCTTGCGCTGGCTCTTGCCGCACGATCCGGGGCAATCCTGCCTTTGATCACCGGCGCGGTAACGGAAGAGGCTGTGACCCATGAACGGCATTTGTGCGTGGACACAACAGCCTCGGGTGGCAATGCCGAGCTGTTGATGCTCTCGCAACCGCCTGATCTGGCTGCTGAATAG
- a CDS encoding NAD(P)/FAD-dependent oxidoreductase, which produces MATDPHQQTYDVIIVGGAIMGSSVAWWLSQSPDFQGRILVVERDPSYALCSTAHTNSCLRQQFSEPLNVRISQFTASFIKNLRANMGGDPRIEDLTIQSFGYLYLAHNKAHADALRAAQAMQRRLGAATRILSRDEIAQDFPFYQLDDILLGSHGTRDEGYWDGGALFDWFRRKAVAAGVEYVAGEVEAITTAQDKVVNVTLSSGQTLSCGHLVNAAGPRARLVARMAGLDIPVEPRKRFTWVVKAERPLDRQLPLTIDPSGVHIRQDGPETYMIGARPDPDPAVDPDDFHMDHGLWEHHVWPIVATRIPQFDALKIVHEWAGHYAYNTLDQNAVLGPHNKVENFYFINGFSGHGLQQAPAMGRGLAELITTGSFQTLDLCPFGYDRIVEGRPIGETAVI; this is translated from the coding sequence ATGGCGACAGATCCACACCAACAAACCTATGATGTGATCATCGTGGGCGGAGCCATCATGGGGTCGTCGGTGGCTTGGTGGCTGAGCCAATCACCGGATTTTCAGGGCCGTATATTGGTGGTCGAACGTGACCCAAGCTATGCGCTGTGCTCTACGGCACATACGAACTCCTGCCTCCGGCAGCAATTCAGCGAGCCGCTAAATGTGCGTATCTCGCAATTCACCGCTTCCTTCATCAAGAATTTGCGGGCCAATATGGGCGGCGACCCCCGCATCGAAGATCTGACCATCCAAAGCTTCGGGTATCTTTATCTCGCCCACAACAAGGCGCATGCCGACGCGCTGCGCGCCGCGCAAGCGATGCAGCGCCGCCTTGGCGCGGCCACCCGTATTCTGTCGCGAGACGAGATTGCGCAGGATTTTCCGTTCTATCAGTTGGACGACATTCTTTTAGGAAGCCACGGCACGCGCGACGAAGGCTACTGGGATGGTGGGGCGTTGTTTGATTGGTTCCGACGCAAAGCGGTCGCCGCCGGTGTCGAATATGTGGCGGGCGAGGTTGAGGCAATCACCACGGCGCAGGATAAAGTGGTCAATGTTACCCTGTCCTCAGGACAGACGCTGTCTTGTGGTCATCTGGTCAACGCCGCCGGTCCGCGCGCCAGACTGGTCGCGCGCATGGCGGGGTTGGACATCCCCGTCGAGCCACGGAAGCGGTTCACATGGGTGGTCAAAGCAGAGCGTCCGCTTGATCGTCAGCTTCCCCTGACCATCGACCCATCTGGCGTTCACATCAGACAGGATGGTCCCGAAACCTATATGATCGGCGCGCGGCCCGACCCCGATCCGGCAGTCGACCCCGATGATTTCCATATGGATCACGGGCTATGGGAGCATCATGTCTGGCCGATCGTGGCGACGCGTATTCCCCAGTTCGACGCCCTGAAGATCGTGCACGAATGGGCGGGTCATTATGCCTATAACACACTGGATCAAAATGCCGTTCTTGGCCCACATAACAAGGTTGAGAACTTCTATTTTATCAACGGTTTTTCCGGCCACGGACTGCAACAAGCCCCCGCGATGGGGCGCGGCCTTGCCGAGTTGATCACAACCGGCAGCTTCCAGACGCTGGACCTTTGCCCGTTTGGCTATGACCGGATCGTAGAAGGCCGCCCGATTGGTGAAACCGCAGTGATCTAG
- a CDS encoding inositol monophosphatase family protein, protein MEGSANLNVMIKAARMAGRSLVKDFREVENLQVSMKGAGDFVSKADIAAEQIIRDILMEARPNYGWLAEESDATDGKDPTRRWIVDPLDGTTNFLHGLPHWAISIALEHKGQIVAGVIYDAAKDEMFTAEKGKGAWLNQSRLRVSGRSRPIESLFATGLPFAGRTDLPDTLQDLARILPSCAGVRRFGAAALDLAYVAAGRYDGFWERRLNAWDVAAGLVIVREAGGFVAPINPEGSILEDGEVIAANEAIFDKFSGLVRGS, encoded by the coding sequence ATGGAAGGCAGTGCAAATCTGAACGTGATGATCAAGGCCGCCCGGATGGCGGGTCGCAGCCTTGTGAAGGACTTTCGTGAGGTCGAAAACCTGCAAGTTTCTATGAAAGGCGCGGGCGACTTTGTGTCGAAAGCGGATATTGCTGCCGAACAGATCATTCGCGACATCCTGATGGAAGCCCGCCCCAATTATGGTTGGCTGGCCGAAGAAAGCGATGCCACTGACGGCAAAGACCCGACCCGACGCTGGATCGTCGATCCGCTGGATGGCACCACGAACTTTCTGCACGGCTTGCCGCATTGGGCGATCTCGATTGCATTGGAGCATAAAGGTCAGATTGTCGCCGGTGTGATCTATGACGCCGCGAAAGACGAGATGTTCACAGCCGAAAAAGGTAAAGGCGCGTGGCTGAACCAAAGCCGCCTGCGCGTTTCCGGCCGTTCGCGCCCGATCGAAAGCCTGTTTGCGACGGGTTTGCCCTTTGCCGGGCGTACCGATCTGCCGGACACGCTGCAAGATCTTGCGCGTATCCTGCCCAGTTGTGCCGGTGTGCGCAGGTTCGGTGCGGCGGCACTGGACCTCGCCTATGTGGCGGCCGGCCGTTATGATGGGTTCTGGGAACGTCGCCTGAACGCTTGGGACGTGGCCGCAGGGCTTGTCATCGTGCGCGAGGCAGGGGGATTTGTTGCCCCGATCAATCCCGAGGGGTCTATCCTTGAAGACGGAGAAGTCATTGCCGCAAACGAGGCGATTTTCGACAAGTTCTCGGGTCTTGTGCGGGGCAGTTGA
- a CDS encoding urea carboxylase-associated family protein gives MKLKLPDHRPPRDAAQRRAVAPVICYPVDGLPVPNIALYRAARKTARKITEVLVPPRDAKVFQVPAGHYFRINSVEGPQVGDLNLWNLHDLHERFYSGKTRALHGTHLSVSDRIWSSHPYLRPIATIVEDTLDWYGFDEFGGSVHDVIGTRCDPYTHNLLVGGHYHHCCHSNLTRALADYLDCPACDAEPHIHDVLNVFMCTGFTRDTGQYFMKASPVRPGDYLEFFAEIDLLGALSTCPGGDCSSEHSSDTATCHPLMIELFAPTENALRDWSQPPVNGYDRTHGV, from the coding sequence ATGAAGCTGAAACTCCCTGATCACCGACCGCCGCGAGATGCAGCGCAGCGCCGCGCAGTCGCGCCAGTTATTTGCTATCCTGTCGATGGATTGCCTGTACCAAATATAGCGCTCTATCGGGCCGCGCGGAAAACAGCGAGAAAAATCACTGAAGTGCTGGTGCCGCCGCGGGATGCGAAGGTGTTTCAAGTGCCCGCAGGTCATTACTTTCGGATCAATTCGGTAGAGGGACCACAGGTTGGAGATCTGAATCTGTGGAATCTGCACGATCTGCACGAAAGGTTCTATTCAGGCAAGACGCGGGCGCTCCATGGCACGCATCTGTCTGTATCAGATCGGATTTGGTCAAGTCATCCCTATCTGCGTCCCATCGCAACCATCGTTGAAGACACGCTTGATTGGTACGGGTTTGACGAATTTGGTGGGTCCGTTCACGATGTGATCGGCACGCGGTGCGACCCGTACACACATAATCTGCTGGTGGGCGGTCACTATCACCATTGTTGCCATTCTAACCTGACGCGCGCGCTGGCCGATTACCTTGACTGCCCTGCATGTGACGCCGAACCACACATCCACGATGTTTTGAATGTTTTCATGTGCACGGGTTTCACGCGGGACACGGGGCAGTATTTCATGAAAGCCAGCCCGGTGCGGCCCGGTGACTATCTAGAGTTCTTTGCCGAAATTGACCTGCTTGGGGCGCTCAGCACCTGCCCTGGGGGTGATTGTTCGTCCGAGCACAGCTCGGATACCGCCACCTGCCACCCGTTGATGATCGAGCTGTTCGCGCCGACAGAAAATGCACTAAGGGATTGGTCACAGCCGCCGGTGAACGGCTATGACCGGACGCATGGGGTTTGA
- a CDS encoding rhomboid family intramembrane serine protease: MFPIRDHNPSERTPYVTFGLIAANLIVFLTMLPLYGNDVAADRVFVQYGLIPLRVMSGDGFETVLTSMFVHGSFMHFAGNMLFLWIFGDNLEDVLGHVRFAIFYLVSGLGAALLQVAADVSSVVPMVGASGAIAGVMGGYLLLFPRARVDVLFIFVVIFKVFPFPAWLMLLLWFGLQVVNGALNWSQMGGGVAYWAHAGGFIAGFLFVLPIWKGLGGRAFWMRTDGHPDHPDAQYRVTKSVIPTVRRRK, encoded by the coding sequence ATGTTTCCAATTCGCGATCACAACCCGTCAGAACGTACACCTTATGTCACCTTCGGGCTGATCGCGGCGAACCTGATCGTCTTTCTGACGATGCTGCCGCTCTACGGCAACGATGTCGCAGCTGATCGCGTGTTCGTGCAATATGGTCTGATCCCCCTGCGCGTGATGAGCGGTGACGGGTTCGAGACTGTGCTCACCTCAATGTTCGTCCACGGCAGCTTCATGCATTTCGCGGGTAACATGCTGTTCTTATGGATATTTGGCGACAATCTGGAAGATGTTCTCGGCCATGTCAGATTTGCCATATTTTATCTGGTCTCGGGCCTTGGCGCGGCTTTGCTTCAGGTGGCTGCTGACGTCTCAAGCGTGGTCCCGATGGTGGGGGCGTCGGGCGCAATTGCGGGGGTTATGGGGGGGTATCTTTTATTGTTTCCGCGGGCGCGCGTCGACGTCCTGTTCATCTTTGTCGTGATCTTCAAAGTGTTTCCCTTCCCGGCTTGGCTGATGCTGTTGCTCTGGTTTGGCTTGCAGGTGGTCAACGGTGCGCTGAACTGGTCCCAAATGGGCGGAGGTGTCGCCTATTGGGCCCATGCGGGCGGCTTCATCGCGGGGTTCTTGTTTGTCCTGCCCATATGGAAAGGCTTGGGCGGCCGGGCATTCTGGATGCGCACGGACGGGCATCCAGATCACCCGGATGCGCAATACAGAGTCACGAAAAGCGTCATTCCGACCGTTCGTCGACGGAAGTGA
- a CDS encoding VOC family protein — protein MQPIPYVFFKDNCREAVTRYGEIFGNGPEIMSFADMPDEDRKQMPGVPDDAVMHASVAVGDGMLFASDDPSGETPEMAGCNVCLSLPDEAETKRVFDALADGGDVRMPLSPTFWTSLFGTLTDKFGVRWMIMADSDYE, from the coding sequence ATGCAACCTATTCCTTACGTGTTTTTCAAAGATAACTGCCGAGAAGCCGTCACGCGCTATGGCGAGATTTTCGGCAATGGACCAGAGATCATGTCGTTCGCGGACATGCCGGACGAAGATCGCAAGCAGATGCCCGGCGTGCCGGATGACGCGGTGATGCATGCCAGCGTCGCCGTCGGTGACGGGATGCTGTTTGCCAGTGACGACCCAAGCGGCGAGACGCCGGAAATGGCGGGCTGCAATGTCTGCCTTTCCCTGCCGGATGAGGCCGAGACAAAGCGGGTCTTCGATGCTTTGGCAGATGGGGGTGATGTGCGAATGCCGCTGAGCCCGACGTTCTGGACATCGCTTTTTGGCACGTTGACCGACAAATTCGGAGTGCGTTGGATGATCATGGCGGACAGCGATTACGAGTGA
- a CDS encoding Lrp/AsnC family transcriptional regulator: MQEDKQVDLDRFDRRILDVLSGDGRISITDLAQRIGLSKSPTQARVRRLEAEGVITGYRADIDPIRLGRDHVAFVEVKLSDTREAALSAFNKQVSSIPEVEECHLLAAHFDYLLKVRTQDMRDFRRVLGEAISTLPHLAQSSTHVVMQAIKDDSPSILG, encoded by the coding sequence ATGCAGGAAGATAAGCAAGTTGATCTTGATCGGTTCGATCGCAGGATTCTGGATGTCCTGTCAGGCGATGGGCGCATTTCGATCACCGATCTTGCACAGCGGATCGGATTATCAAAGTCCCCGACCCAAGCCCGTGTACGTCGGTTGGAAGCGGAAGGGGTCATTACCGGATACCGTGCCGATATCGACCCGATTCGTTTAGGCCGGGATCATGTCGCCTTTGTCGAAGTAAAGCTTTCGGACACGCGCGAGGCCGCATTGAGTGCGTTCAACAAGCAAGTTTCCAGCATTCCCGAGGTGGAAGAATGTCATCTGCTGGCGGCGCATTTTGACTATCTTCTCAAGGTGCGCACCCAAGACATGCGTGACTTTCGGCGCGTCTTGGGCGAGGCAATTTCGACCCTTCCGCATCTGGCGCAAAGTTCAACTCACGTGGTGATGCAGGCGATCAAGGATGACAGCCCCTCCATTCTTGGCTGA
- a CDS encoding DUF2478 domain-containing protein produces the protein MKLAYVIAPGRGKTNLLLAGVADALTRQGLALCGTVQLDTERAEDHHCDMDVLVLPDGPKIRISQYLGANARGCKLNPDALETAVGQTEDRLKAGADLLIVNKFGKQEAEGRGFREAVGEALARDIPAIIGVSEGSREAFMAFVGDAEQLSPDHDAVLSWAREATR, from the coding sequence ATGAAACTCGCCTATGTCATCGCGCCCGGTCGGGGCAAAACCAACCTGTTGCTTGCAGGCGTCGCGGACGCGTTGACGCGGCAAGGTCTGGCCCTGTGCGGGACCGTCCAGCTTGATACCGAACGCGCCGAGGATCACCATTGCGATATGGATGTCCTGGTGTTGCCTGACGGTCCAAAGATCCGCATCAGCCAGTATCTTGGTGCCAACGCGCGCGGCTGCAAACTGAACCCCGATGCGTTGGAGACAGCGGTGGGGCAAACCGAAGACCGTTTGAAAGCCGGTGCCGATCTTCTGATCGTCAACAAATTCGGCAAACAGGAAGCCGAGGGGCGTGGCTTTCGTGAAGCCGTGGGCGAAGCACTGGCCCGCGACATCCCGGCGATCATCGGTGTTTCCGAAGGGTCGCGCGAGGCGTTCATGGCGTTTGTTGGCGACGCCGAACAGCTTTCCCCTGACCATGATGCCGTCCTGTCATGGGCGCGGGAGGCGACGCGATGA
- a CDS encoding CBU_0592 family membrane protein: MSNFSSLDSWEMVGLLGAAIYCTTYMLIAFDILTSKTTCYYALQFSAASFVALSLIEHFNVAALTVQLFFIVVSVFGFANHMKGRTVSPAKDKEVV; this comes from the coding sequence ATGAGTAATTTTAGCTCATTAGACAGTTGGGAAATGGTCGGGTTGCTTGGGGCAGCGATCTATTGCACGACCTATATGTTGATCGCGTTCGACATATTGACCAGCAAGACGACGTGCTATTACGCGTTGCAGTTTTCGGCGGCCAGCTTCGTCGCACTGAGCCTGATTGAGCATTTCAACGTTGCCGCGTTGACCGTCCAACTGTTTTTTATCGTGGTGTCGGTCTTTGGTTTTGCAAACCATATGAAGGGGCGAACTGTTTCACCTGCGAAGGACAAAGAAGTGGTTTGA
- the ychF gene encoding redox-regulated ATPase YchF, which yields MGFKMGIVGLPNVGKSTLFNALTKTAAAQAANFPFCTIEPNVGEVNVPDDRLDKLAAIAGSKEIIPTRMTFVDIAGLVKGASKGEGLGNQFLANIREVDAIAHVLRCFDDGDVTHVEGRVNPVEDAEVIETELMLADLESIEKRLQNIVRKVRGGDKEAVQQERLMRAAQEALEAGRPARTVKVDEEDRKAWNMLQLLTTKKILYVCNVDESDAASGNAYSQAVEKMAAEQGAASVVISAKIEEEISQLDADDMQMFLEELGLKEAGLDRLIRAGYELLHLETYFTVGPKEARAWTIREGTRAPQAAGVIHGDFERGFIRAETIPYDDYIALGGESGAKEAGKMRAEGKTYQVKDGDVLHFLFNA from the coding sequence ATGGGTTTCAAGATGGGCATCGTCGGTCTGCCGAATGTCGGTAAATCGACCCTTTTCAACGCACTGACCAAGACGGCGGCGGCGCAGGCTGCGAACTTTCCGTTCTGCACCATCGAACCAAATGTGGGCGAGGTGAACGTGCCGGATGACCGGCTGGACAAACTGGCCGCTATTGCTGGTTCGAAAGAGATCATTCCGACCCGGATGACCTTCGTCGACATTGCCGGTCTGGTGAAGGGTGCGTCGAAAGGCGAAGGGCTGGGCAACCAGTTTCTGGCCAACATCCGCGAAGTGGACGCCATTGCCCACGTCCTGCGTTGCTTTGACGACGGCGACGTCACCCATGTCGAAGGCCGTGTGAACCCGGTTGAAGACGCCGAGGTGATCGAGACCGAGTTGATGCTGGCCGATCTGGAAAGCATCGAGAAGCGGTTGCAAAACATCGTGCGCAAGGTGCGCGGCGGCGACAAGGAAGCCGTGCAGCAGGAGCGTCTGATGCGCGCGGCACAAGAGGCGCTTGAGGCCGGCCGACCCGCCCGCACCGTCAAGGTGGACGAGGAAGATCGCAAGGCTTGGAACATGCTGCAACTTCTGACCACCAAGAAGATCCTTTACGTCTGTAACGTGGATGAAAGCGATGCGGCCAGCGGAAACGCCTATTCGCAAGCGGTCGAGAAAATGGCCGCCGAACAAGGCGCGGCTTCAGTGGTTATTTCCGCCAAGATCGAAGAAGAAATCAGCCAACTTGACGCCGACGACATGCAGATGTTCCTGGAAGAGTTGGGCCTGAAAGAAGCTGGTCTGGATCGCCTGATCCGTGCGGGCTATGAACTTCTACATCTGGAAACCTATTTCACCGTCGGCCCGAAAGAGGCCCGTGCCTGGACCATCCGCGAAGGCACCCGCGCGCCACAAGCAGCTGGCGTCATCCATGGCGATTTCGAACGCGGCTTCATCCGGGCCGAAACCATCCCCTATGACGACTACATCGCATTGGGTGGGGAAAGCGGTGCCAAGGAGGCAGGCAAGATGCGCGCCGAAGGCAAAACCTATCAGGTTAAAGACGGCGACGTTCTGCACTTCCTGTTCAACGCCTGA